Proteins encoded by one window of Streptomyces sp. LX-29:
- a CDS encoding NAD-dependent epimerase/dehydratase: MAVNPPLITLLGATGFVGSALLRELAARPVRIRAVSRRPAAVPADARAEVEVRAADLTEPGEMAAAVAGAHLVVHATLYSAATATWRVEDGDPAAERVNVGLVRDLVAALADREPGPPPGVLFTGAASQVGPTDKPVLDGSEEDRPAGAYDRQKLAAERLLLDASARGVLRGTSVRLPTVFGYGPHSTARDRGVVSAMARRALAGDAITMWHDGTVRRDLLYIDDLARALAAGVDHLDALAGRHWLLGTGEARPLGPVFEELAALVARRTGKPPVPVVSVEPPAHSEAGDFSDVVIDPSGFRSATGWSPHTPFTEALRRTVDHLADEALRESPGAGRPGPGRPAGAERAAGGRG, encoded by the coding sequence GTGGCAGTGAACCCGCCGCTGATCACCCTGCTGGGTGCCACCGGCTTCGTCGGCTCGGCCCTGCTGCGCGAGCTCGCCGCCCGGCCGGTGCGGATCCGGGCCGTCTCCCGGCGCCCCGCCGCCGTCCCGGCCGACGCCCGCGCCGAGGTCGAGGTGCGCGCCGCCGACCTCACCGAACCCGGCGAGATGGCCGCCGCCGTGGCCGGCGCCCACCTCGTGGTGCACGCGACCCTGTACAGCGCGGCCACCGCCACCTGGCGCGTCGAGGACGGCGACCCGGCCGCCGAGCGCGTCAACGTGGGCCTGGTCCGGGACCTGGTCGCCGCCCTCGCCGACCGCGAGCCGGGACCGCCGCCCGGCGTGCTGTTCACCGGCGCCGCCTCCCAGGTCGGCCCCACCGACAAGCCGGTGCTCGACGGCAGCGAGGAGGACCGCCCGGCCGGCGCCTACGACCGGCAGAAGCTCGCCGCTGAGCGGCTGCTGCTCGACGCGAGCGCCCGCGGCGTGCTGCGCGGGACCTCCGTGCGGCTGCCCACCGTCTTCGGCTACGGGCCGCACTCCACCGCCCGGGACCGGGGCGTCGTCTCCGCCATGGCGCGCCGGGCCCTCGCCGGGGACGCGATCACCATGTGGCACGACGGCACCGTCCGGCGCGACCTGCTCTACATCGACGACCTGGCCCGCGCCCTGGCCGCCGGCGTCGACCACCTGGACGCGCTCGCCGGGCGGCACTGGCTGCTCGGCACCGGCGAGGCCCGGCCGCTGGGGCCGGTCTTCGAGGAGCTGGCCGCGCTGGTCGCGCGGCGCACCGGCAAGCCGCCCGTGCCCGTCGTGTCGGTGGAACCGCCCGCCCACTCCGAAGCCGGCGACTTCTCCGACGTCGTCATCGACCCGTCGGGCTTCCGCTCCGCCACCGGCTGGTCCCCCCACACCCCGTTCACCGAGGCGCTGCGCCGCACGGTGGACCACCTCGCGGACGAGGCGCTGCGGGAGAGCCCCGGCGCTGGACGCCCTGGACCGGGCCGCCCGGCAGGTGCGGAACGGGCCGCGGGGGGCCGGGGATGA
- a CDS encoding NDP-hexose 2,3-dehydratase family protein yields the protein MTTAAALRPRTAPELPARLARSAAATGHGHQLRTADVVGWLAERARAHRFAVRRVPLDRLDGWSFAPDTGNLVHRSGRFFSVEGLSVTVDEGPFRGWRQPIIHQPEVGILGILAKEFDGVLHFLMQAKMEPGNPNLLQLSPTVQATRSNYQRVHRGARVKHLEHFTDPARGRVLADSLQSEHGAWFYRKSNRNMLVETVDEVPPDEDFRWLTLGQLGELLRLDHVVNMDARTVLSCFPMAVVEPGALHSDTEVLSWFTAERARHDVTARLVPLAEVTDWTRGASRLERPDGRFFRVVGVAVEAGNREVTGWSQPLVEPRGTGVAAFLFRRVGEVPHLLAHAKVEAGFLDTVELAPTVQCTPENWDPLPPEDRPRFLGPVLAAVERGSAHYAAVHSEEGGRFLDADIRYLFVAADEDTAPLAEPPGYHWLTVGQLNSLTAHGHYVNVQARTLLSCLNSGAVRL from the coding sequence ATGACCACGGCCGCGGCGCTGCGCCCGCGAACCGCGCCGGAGCTGCCCGCGCGGCTGGCCCGATCCGCGGCCGCGACGGGCCACGGTCACCAGCTGCGGACCGCGGACGTCGTCGGATGGCTGGCGGAACGGGCGCGCGCCCACCGCTTCGCCGTCCGCAGGGTGCCGCTGGACCGGCTCGACGGCTGGTCCTTCGCGCCCGACACCGGCAACCTCGTCCACCGCAGCGGTCGCTTCTTCTCCGTCGAAGGGCTCTCCGTCACGGTCGACGAGGGGCCGTTCCGCGGCTGGCGGCAGCCGATCATCCACCAACCCGAGGTGGGGATACTCGGCATTCTCGCCAAGGAGTTCGACGGGGTGCTGCACTTCCTCATGCAGGCGAAGATGGAGCCGGGCAACCCCAACCTGCTCCAACTGTCGCCGACCGTGCAGGCCACCCGCAGCAACTACCAGCGGGTGCACCGCGGGGCCCGGGTGAAGCACCTGGAGCACTTCACCGACCCCGCCCGCGGCCGGGTGCTGGCCGACTCGCTCCAGTCGGAGCACGGCGCCTGGTTCTATCGCAAGTCCAACCGGAACATGCTGGTCGAGACTGTCGACGAGGTCCCGCCCGACGAGGACTTCCGCTGGCTGACGCTCGGCCAACTCGGCGAGCTGCTACGGCTCGACCACGTGGTCAACATGGACGCGCGCACCGTCCTCTCCTGCTTCCCGATGGCGGTGGTCGAACCGGGGGCGCTGCACTCCGACACCGAGGTGTTGTCCTGGTTCACGGCCGAGCGGGCCCGGCACGATGTCACGGCCCGCCTGGTACCGCTGGCCGAGGTCACGGACTGGACGCGGGGCGCGAGCCGCCTGGAGCGCCCCGACGGCCGCTTCTTCCGGGTCGTCGGGGTGGCGGTCGAGGCGGGGAACCGCGAGGTCACCGGGTGGTCGCAGCCCCTGGTCGAACCCCGCGGCACCGGGGTGGCGGCCTTCCTGTTCCGCCGCGTCGGCGAGGTGCCGCACCTGCTGGCCCACGCCAAGGTCGAGGCCGGCTTCCTGGACACCGTCGAGCTGGCCCCGACCGTCCAGTGCACGCCGGAGAACTGGGATCCGCTGCCGCCCGAGGATCGGCCGCGCTTCCTCGGCCCGGTGCTGGCGGCGGTCGAGCGGGGGAGCGCGCACTACGCCGCCGTGCACTCGGAGGAGGGCGGACGGTTCCTCGACGCCGACATCCGCTATCTGTTCGTGGCGGCCGACGAGGACACGGCGCCGCTCGCCGAGCCGCCGGGCTACCACTGGCTGACCGTCGGACAGCTCAACTCGCTGACGGCGCACGGGCATTACGTCAATGTGCAGGCACGCACGCTGCTGAGCTGTCTCAACTCCGGTGCCGTACGCCTGTGA
- the rfbC gene encoding dTDP-4-dehydrorhamnose 3,5-epimerase, whose amino-acid sequence MQVQKLGIEGAYAFTPPVHKDDRGLFTSPFQDAAFAESQGRPLFPVKDISHNLSARGVLRGIHYTTTPPGRAKYVYCPYGRVQDYLVDLRLGSPTFGRWESTELGGEEARALYLPVGVGHAFLSLRDDSMVVYVMSEGYVPEHELAVSPLDPKLGLPVPQGYALAQSPRDTAAPTLAEAERRGLLPEYDTCRRVEAALWQ is encoded by the coding sequence ATGCAGGTGCAGAAGCTGGGGATCGAGGGGGCCTACGCGTTCACGCCCCCCGTCCACAAGGACGACCGCGGACTGTTCACCTCCCCCTTCCAGGACGCGGCGTTCGCCGAGAGCCAGGGCCGGCCGCTCTTCCCGGTGAAGGACATCAGCCACAACCTGTCCGCCCGCGGGGTGCTCCGCGGCATCCACTACACCACCACCCCGCCGGGCCGGGCCAAGTACGTCTACTGCCCCTACGGGCGGGTCCAGGACTACCTGGTCGACCTGCGGCTCGGCTCGCCCACCTTCGGCCGGTGGGAGTCCACCGAACTCGGCGGCGAGGAGGCCCGAGCCCTGTACCTCCCGGTCGGCGTCGGGCACGCCTTCCTCTCCCTCCGGGACGACTCGATGGTCGTGTACGTGATGTCCGAGGGGTACGTCCCCGAGCACGAGCTCGCCGTCTCCCCGCTCGACCCGAAGCTCGGCCTGCCCGTCCCCCAGGGCTACGCGCTCGCACAGTCCCCGCGCGACACCGCCGCGCCCACCCTGGCCGAGGCCGAGCGGCGGGGGCTGCTCCCGGAGTACGACACCTGCCGGAGGGTGGAGGCCGCGCTGTGGCAGTGA